A single genomic interval of Alcaligenes sp. SDU_A2 harbors:
- the tsf gene encoding translation elongation factor Ts: MAQITASMVKELREKTDAPMMECKKALTEAEGDMARAEEILRVKLGSKASKAASRVTAEGLVTVFIADDAKTGAIVEVNCETDFVAKNEDFIGFIDQVAQLVAKNNPADLAALAELPLADGTVESVRSALVGKIGENISVRRFQRYETSGQLANYIHGGKIGVLVDFTGAEEVGKDLAMHIAASRPKALDASGVDAADIEAERSVAAQKAAESGKPADIVTKMVEGAVAKFLKEVTLLNQPFVKNDKQSIQQMLNENKASIAGFTLYVVGEGIEKRVEDFAAEVAAAAGQA; this comes from the coding sequence GTGGCTCAAATCACCGCATCGATGGTTAAAGAATTGCGCGAGAAAACCGACGCGCCCATGATGGAATGCAAAAAAGCACTGACCGAAGCCGAAGGCGATATGGCGCGTGCTGAAGAAATCCTGCGCGTGAAGCTGGGCAGCAAGGCCAGCAAAGCCGCCAGCCGCGTGACCGCCGAAGGCCTGGTCACCGTATTCATCGCCGACGACGCCAAGACCGGTGCCATCGTCGAAGTCAATTGCGAAACCGACTTCGTGGCCAAGAACGAGGACTTCATCGGTTTCATCGATCAGGTCGCCCAACTGGTTGCCAAGAACAACCCTGCCGATCTGGCTGCCCTGGCTGAATTGCCACTGGCCGACGGTACCGTTGAATCCGTGCGCTCCGCCCTGGTCGGCAAGATCGGCGAGAACATCTCCGTGCGCCGCTTCCAGCGCTACGAAACGAGCGGCCAACTGGCCAACTACATCCACGGTGGCAAGATCGGCGTTCTGGTCGATTTCACCGGTGCCGAAGAAGTGGGCAAGGATCTGGCCATGCACATCGCCGCCAGCCGTCCCAAGGCGTTGGATGCCTCGGGCGTAGACGCCGCCGACATCGAAGCCGAACGCTCCGTGGCCGCCCAGAAGGCTGCCGAGTCGGGCAAGCCTGCCGACATCGTCACCAAAATGGTGGAAGGCGCTGTCGCCAAGTTCCTGAAGGAAGTTACGCTGCTGAACCAGCCTTTCGTCAAGAACGACAAGCAAAGCATTCAGCAGATGCTGAATGAAAACAAGGCGTCCATCGCTGGCTTCACCCTGTACGTCGTGGGTGAAGGCATCGAGAAGCGTGTTGAAGACTTCGCCGCCGAGGTGGCCGCTGCCGCCGGTCAAGCTTAA
- the rpsB gene encoding 30S ribosomal protein S2, whose product MSLMREMLEAGVHFGHQTRYWNPKMAQYIFGQRNNIHIINLEKTVAQYEEATKFVRQLAARGGNILFVGTKRAARELVAAEAERCGMPFVDSRWLGGMMTNFKTVKTSIKRLKEMETQLAEGRTEGMSKKEALMFERELEKLNKSIGGIKDMTNLPDALFVIDVGYHKIAVAEARTLGIPVVAVVDTNHSPLGLDYVIPGNDDSAKAIALYARGMADAVLAGREQNLNGLVEEIAGDEEFVEVDADSQE is encoded by the coding sequence ATGTCTTTGATGCGTGAAATGTTGGAAGCCGGTGTGCACTTTGGCCACCAGACCCGTTACTGGAACCCCAAGATGGCTCAGTACATCTTCGGTCAGCGTAACAACATCCATATCATCAACCTGGAAAAAACGGTTGCTCAGTACGAAGAAGCCACCAAGTTCGTGCGCCAGCTGGCTGCACGCGGCGGCAACATTCTGTTCGTGGGCACCAAGCGCGCTGCCCGCGAACTGGTCGCGGCCGAAGCCGAACGCTGCGGCATGCCATTTGTCGACAGCCGTTGGCTGGGCGGCATGATGACCAACTTCAAGACGGTCAAAACGTCCATCAAGCGCCTGAAGGAAATGGAAACCCAGCTGGCCGAAGGCCGCACCGAAGGCATGAGCAAGAAAGAAGCGCTGATGTTCGAGCGCGAACTGGAAAAGCTGAACAAGTCCATCGGCGGCATCAAGGACATGACCAACCTGCCTGACGCCCTGTTCGTGATCGACGTTGGCTACCACAAGATTGCCGTGGCCGAAGCCCGCACCTTGGGCATCCCTGTCGTGGCCGTGGTCGATACCAACCACTCGCCGCTGGGCCTGGATTACGTCATCCCCGGCAACGACGACTCGGCCAAGGCCATCGCTCTGTACGCCCGTGGCATGGCCGACGCCGTGCTGGCAGGCCGCGAACAGAACCTGAACGGTCTGGTTGAAGAAATCGCTGGCGACGAGGAATTCGTCGAAGTCGACGCCGACTCCCAGGAGTAA
- the map gene encoding type I methionyl aminopeptidase, which produces MSILVTDPSDLDKMRTACQTAAGILDYLTPFVKAGVTTAELDRLCMERITELGVKSATVGYAPPGYPPFPGSICTSVNHVICHGVPGDKVLKNGDILNIDVTIIQDGWFGDTSRMFHIGEPSILARRLTETTYECMWLGIAQVKAGATLGDIGHAIQKHAEGQGFSVVREYCGHGVGRKFHQDPQVLHYGKPGSGTKLEAGMIFTIEPMINAGRRELRTLADQWTVVTRDHSLSAQWEHAVLVTDTGYEVLTVSPGMPAPPAFIKA; this is translated from the coding sequence ATGAGTATTCTCGTCACAGACCCTTCCGACCTAGACAAAATGCGGACGGCTTGCCAGACCGCGGCAGGCATTCTTGATTACCTGACCCCCTTTGTCAAAGCCGGTGTCACCACGGCCGAACTGGATCGGCTGTGCATGGAACGCATCACGGAGCTGGGCGTCAAGTCGGCTACCGTCGGCTATGCCCCACCCGGCTACCCGCCTTTCCCAGGTTCGATCTGCACGTCGGTCAACCACGTCATCTGCCACGGCGTGCCCGGCGACAAGGTCCTGAAGAACGGCGACATTCTGAATATCGACGTCACCATCATCCAGGACGGTTGGTTCGGCGACACCAGTCGCATGTTCCACATCGGCGAACCCAGCATCCTGGCCCGCCGTCTGACCGAAACCACCTACGAATGCATGTGGCTGGGCATTGCCCAGGTCAAAGCCGGAGCCACGCTGGGCGATATCGGCCATGCCATCCAGAAGCACGCCGAAGGCCAGGGTTTTTCCGTGGTGCGCGAATACTGCGGGCACGGCGTGGGCCGCAAGTTTCACCAGGACCCGCAAGTGCTGCACTACGGCAAACCCGGCTCGGGCACCAAGCTGGAGGCCGGCATGATCTTCACGATAGAGCCCATGATTAACGCCGGTCGCCGCGAACTGCGCACCCTGGCCGACCAGTGGACGGTCGTGACACGCGATCACAGCCTGTCTGCCCAATGGGAGCACGCCGTGCTGGTGACTGATACCGGCTACGAGGTCCTGACCGTCTCGCCCGGCATGCCCGCCCCACCGGCCTTCATCAAGGCCTGA
- a CDS encoding [protein-PII] uridylyltransferase, with product MPAPALALLRDTIARRRANACRRYRQHLQPDVLLRALRRICDQALRQLLTLCPLPEQACLAGLGGYGRGELYPHSDVDLLILLQRSPDAQDIARIEALLAAMWDIGLAPSHAVATPAQCLELATQDITTETALLESRWLAGSRLLLRHVQRQLQSQLDPRAFFLAKQAEQQQRHARLQDTPYALEPNCKESPGALRDLQVLLWMARAAGLGRTWQDIAQSGLLTYNELRALSRVDQAFKRLRIELHLMTGRAEDRLLFDLQPRLAEIYGFHPTATRRASELLMQRYYWAARLVSQLNLILMQSIEERLFPQPKHPPQRLDADFQIHHGQLELRRPDGFQRDPSLMFVAMLHLQSRSDLHGLKAGTLRALWHARRLIDANFRAEPRNRRLFLQILQQPRGIVHTLRLMNLLNLLPRYLPVFRRIVGQMQHDLFHAYTVDEHTLKVIRNLRRFTMAEHSEELSVASQLMSSFERHWLLYIAALFHDIAKGRGGNHSELGAQDALAFCQDHGLTPTDTELVVFLVREHLTMSQVAQKKDLSDPQVIFQFLRSVGTERQLTALYLLTIADIRATSPTVWNSWKGKLLEDLYRLTLAALGSQGKDGLSVLEQRKRDAAGEIRLAGLLDEARDAFWQWLDEHYFLRHDASEIAWHTIQLYHQTHNPEPVVRLRAAGQTDAMQVLVYTPDCAGLFLRISRYFDSQAISIQDARIYTTRHGWALDSFVVMLPAYDHAARRDPVQIQDELARALQQLPALTAPVPAHYRDIRSRRARVFPIQPAVDLRPDDKGQDWILTLTATDRRGLLYSLAQVFERHDVTLRSAKVMTLGDRVEDIFVLTGPALDHNRNQLRLERDVRLALSQQPDSH from the coding sequence ATGCCCGCCCCGGCCCTGGCCTTGCTGCGCGACACCATCGCCCGCCGGCGGGCCAACGCCTGCCGGCGTTATCGGCAACATCTGCAACCCGATGTGCTGCTGCGGGCCTTGCGGCGCATCTGCGACCAGGCCCTGCGCCAGTTGCTGACGCTGTGCCCTCTGCCCGAACAAGCCTGTCTGGCCGGCCTGGGCGGCTATGGGCGCGGCGAGCTCTACCCGCACTCCGATGTGGACCTGCTGATCCTGTTGCAGCGCAGCCCGGACGCCCAGGACATTGCCCGCATCGAAGCCCTGTTGGCCGCCATGTGGGACATAGGCCTGGCCCCCAGCCATGCCGTGGCCACGCCCGCCCAATGCCTGGAGCTGGCCACCCAGGACATCACGACCGAAACCGCCTTGCTGGAAAGCCGCTGGCTGGCCGGCTCGCGCCTGCTGCTGCGCCACGTGCAACGCCAGTTGCAAAGCCAACTGGACCCGCGCGCTTTTTTCCTGGCCAAACAGGCTGAGCAGCAACAGCGCCACGCCCGCCTGCAGGACACGCCGTATGCGTTGGAGCCCAACTGCAAAGAATCCCCCGGCGCGCTGCGCGACCTGCAGGTTCTGCTCTGGATGGCACGCGCCGCAGGCCTGGGGCGTACCTGGCAAGACATCGCCCAGTCCGGCCTGCTAACCTATAACGAGCTGCGCGCCTTGAGCCGCGTGGATCAGGCCTTCAAGCGACTGCGCATCGAATTGCATCTGATGACGGGCCGCGCCGAAGACCGCCTGCTGTTCGACCTGCAGCCGCGTCTGGCCGAAATCTATGGCTTTCACCCTACGGCCACCCGACGCGCCAGCGAACTGCTGATGCAGCGCTATTATTGGGCCGCGCGCTTGGTCAGCCAGCTCAATCTGATCTTGATGCAAAGCATCGAGGAGCGCCTGTTCCCCCAGCCCAAGCACCCGCCGCAGCGACTGGATGCCGATTTCCAGATCCATCATGGCCAACTGGAGCTGCGCCGCCCCGATGGTTTCCAGCGCGATCCGTCGCTGATGTTCGTGGCTATGCTGCATCTGCAATCCCGATCTGACCTGCACGGCCTGAAAGCCGGCACCTTGCGCGCCCTGTGGCATGCCCGCCGCCTGATCGATGCCAACTTTCGCGCCGAACCGCGCAACCGACGCCTGTTCCTGCAAATACTGCAGCAACCGCGCGGCATTGTGCATACGCTGCGCCTGATGAATCTGCTGAACCTGCTGCCCCGCTACCTGCCCGTATTCCGGCGCATCGTGGGTCAGATGCAGCATGATCTGTTCCACGCCTACACCGTGGACGAGCACACGCTTAAAGTCATTCGCAATCTGCGCCGCTTCACGATGGCCGAGCACAGCGAAGAACTGTCGGTCGCCAGTCAGCTCATGAGCAGTTTCGAGCGCCACTGGCTGCTCTATATTGCCGCCCTGTTCCACGACATTGCCAAGGGGCGCGGCGGCAATCACTCGGAACTGGGTGCCCAGGACGCCCTGGCTTTCTGTCAGGACCACGGCCTGACGCCCACCGACACCGAACTGGTGGTGTTCCTGGTGCGCGAACACCTGACCATGTCCCAGGTAGCCCAGAAAAAAGACCTGAGCGACCCGCAAGTCATCTTCCAGTTCCTGCGTTCGGTCGGCACTGAACGTCAACTAACGGCGCTGTATCTGCTGACCATTGCCGATATCCGGGCCACCAGCCCGACCGTGTGGAACTCCTGGAAAGGCAAGCTGCTGGAAGATTTGTACCGCCTGACTCTGGCCGCTTTGGGCAGCCAAGGCAAAGACGGGCTGTCCGTGCTGGAGCAGCGCAAGCGCGATGCGGCCGGCGAAATCCGCCTGGCTGGACTGCTGGACGAGGCCCGCGACGCCTTCTGGCAGTGGCTGGACGAGCACTATTTCCTGCGACACGACGCCAGCGAGATCGCCTGGCATACCATACAGCTCTACCACCAGACGCACAATCCAGAGCCGGTAGTGCGCCTGCGCGCCGCTGGTCAGACCGATGCCATGCAGGTTCTGGTCTACACGCCGGACTGCGCGGGCTTGTTCCTGCGCATTTCGCGCTATTTCGACAGCCAGGCCATCAGCATTCAGGATGCCCGCATCTACACGACCCGGCACGGCTGGGCCCTGGATAGTTTTGTGGTCATGTTGCCGGCCTACGATCATGCTGCGCGGCGCGATCCCGTGCAGATCCAGGACGAATTGGCCAGGGCCTTGCAGCAGTTGCCGGCGCTGACCGCGCCTGTCCCTGCGCACTACCGCGACATACGTTCACGGCGCGCCCGGGTCTTTCCGATTCAGCCAGCCGTGGATCTGCGCCCCGACGACAAAGGACAGGACTGGATTCTGACCCTGACCGCCACAGACCGGCGCGGTTTGCTGTACAGTCTGGCCCAGGTCTTCGAGCGTCACGATGTCACCCTTCGATCCGCCAAAGTCATGACGCTGGGCGACCGGGTCGAAGACATCTTCGTGCTGACCGGACCTGCTCTTGACCATAATCGTAACCAGTTGCGCCTCGAACGCGATGTGCGCCTGGCCCTGTCTCAACAACCTGACTCCCACTGA
- a CDS encoding MarC family protein, translating to MELSAFLADFSRSFLFALATLLPMLNPPAAAPIFLTLTEGASTPDRARLAQKVSINIFVMLAVATVAGNLVLTFFGISLPIIRVGGGLLVIATAWRLVNASDFDAAHAQNMAGSYSWEQIRSKAFYPLTFPMICGPGSLSAALTVGATLNDSTVSGTASKLAGAVPAIAVAAFVVYLCLRFASQFLYKLGKNGTAVVMRLSAFILLCLGVQIAWAGFHELFLGLLHEASTFHSSTSS from the coding sequence ATGGAACTCTCTGCTTTTCTGGCCGACTTCAGCCGCAGCTTTTTGTTCGCGCTGGCTACTCTGCTGCCCATGCTCAATCCACCGGCCGCCGCCCCCATTTTTCTGACCTTGACCGAAGGTGCCAGCACGCCGGACCGCGCACGCCTGGCCCAAAAAGTATCGATCAATATCTTTGTCATGCTGGCGGTCGCCACCGTGGCTGGGAACCTGGTCCTGACTTTTTTTGGTATTTCCCTGCCCATCATCCGGGTCGGCGGGGGCTTGCTGGTCATTGCCACCGCATGGCGTCTGGTCAACGCCTCGGACTTTGATGCCGCACATGCCCAGAACATGGCCGGTTCGTATTCGTGGGAACAGATCCGCTCCAAAGCCTTCTACCCCCTGACCTTTCCCATGATCTGTGGGCCCGGCTCCCTGTCCGCCGCCCTGACCGTCGGCGCAACGCTTAACGACAGCACCGTTAGCGGCACAGCCAGCAAGCTGGCAGGTGCCGTGCCGGCTATTGCTGTAGCCGCTTTCGTGGTGTATCTGTGCCTGCGCTTTGCCTCGCAGTTCCTGTACAAGCTGGGCAAGAACGGCACGGCCGTGGTGATGCGCCTGTCAGCCTTCATCCTGCTGTGTCTGGGCGTGCAGATTGCCTGGGCCGGTTTCCATGAACTTTTTCTGGGTTTGCTGCACGAAGCATCTACCTTTCACTCGTCCACGTCGTCTTGA
- a CDS encoding disulfide bond formation protein B: MTATPIRYALPYYLISALAFMAVGAALLSQHVFGMPPCAWCVLQRLLYLILGVTSLCAGLLRHNGHKSASRLAALLALASVAGGILAAWYQYTVAQHLFSCDQTFADRFMIQSGLESALPWLFGIYATCMDARVDLLGMEYALWSLGLFSVLGLGLLAALLRRH; the protein is encoded by the coding sequence ATGACAGCCACCCCGATCCGCTACGCCCTGCCCTATTACTTGATCAGTGCCCTGGCCTTTATGGCCGTGGGTGCCGCCCTGCTGTCCCAGCATGTGTTCGGCATGCCGCCCTGCGCCTGGTGCGTGCTGCAACGACTGCTGTACCTGATTTTGGGGGTCACCAGCTTATGCGCCGGGCTGCTGCGCCACAATGGTCATAAAAGCGCTTCTCGCCTGGCCGCCTTACTAGCCCTGGCCAGCGTGGCAGGCGGCATTCTGGCCGCCTGGTACCAGTACACCGTGGCCCAGCACCTGTTTTCCTGCGACCAGACTTTTGCCGACCGGTTCATGATCCAATCCGGTCTGGAAAGCGCCCTGCCCTGGCTATTTGGCATCTACGCCACCTGCATGGACGCCCGCGTCGATCTGCTGGGCATGGAGTACGCGCTCTGGAGCCTGGGGCTGTTCAGTGTGCTGGGCCTGGGCCTGCTGGCGGCGCTGCTGCGCCGCCACTGA
- a CDS encoding ZIP family metal transporter, with protein sequence MKKNLNHLSALNGKGGTVSLRQHIRLWIGLLISMGGVWALCHQFWVYAQHHPAVLQALVGGSVAALATALGTVPVMLSQTMSQRTQDTLYGFGAGVMLAACAFSLILPGLDSVRAQGLLGGGNWAAGGVIGAAILLGAAALMGLDRLLPHEHFIKGREGPGAQSERTVRRTWLFVIAIALHNVPEGLAIGVGYAANEGVRANALATGIAIQDVPEGLVVAMALLAAGYRRRFSVVLGMVSGLVEPIGAVIGAVAVSSSALLLPWGLGFAAGAMLFVISHEIIPESHRQGHESFATGGLMLGFVLMMLLDTALA encoded by the coding sequence ATGAAAAAAAACCTCAACCATCTATCCGCTCTGAACGGCAAGGGGGGCACCGTCAGCCTGCGTCAGCATATCCGTCTTTGGATAGGGTTGTTGATTTCCATGGGCGGGGTGTGGGCCTTGTGCCATCAATTCTGGGTGTATGCCCAGCACCATCCCGCCGTGCTCCAGGCCCTGGTCGGCGGCTCGGTAGCCGCCTTGGCCACGGCGCTTGGCACTGTGCCTGTCATGCTGTCCCAGACTATGTCCCAGCGCACTCAGGACACGCTGTATGGTTTCGGGGCCGGCGTCATGCTGGCCGCCTGCGCTTTTTCCCTGATTCTGCCGGGTCTGGACAGTGTTCGGGCCCAGGGTCTGTTGGGCGGCGGCAATTGGGCCGCGGGTGGGGTGATCGGTGCCGCTATCTTGCTGGGGGCCGCCGCTTTGATGGGGCTGGACCGTCTCTTGCCGCACGAGCACTTCATCAAGGGGCGCGAAGGCCCCGGCGCGCAGTCCGAACGCACTGTGCGGCGCACCTGGCTGTTTGTCATTGCCATCGCCTTGCACAACGTGCCCGAAGGTCTGGCCATCGGCGTGGGCTATGCCGCCAACGAAGGCGTGCGCGCCAATGCACTGGCAACCGGCATCGCCATTCAGGATGTGCCCGAAGGCTTGGTGGTGGCGATGGCGTTATTGGCGGCCGGTTACCGTCGACGTTTTTCGGTTGTGCTGGGCATGGTCAGCGGTCTGGTGGAACCCATAGGGGCGGTCATCGGTGCCGTGGCCGTCAGCAGCTCTGCGCTTTTACTGCCGTGGGGGCTGGGCTTTGCGGCCGGTGCCATGTTGTTTGTCATCAGCCACGAAATCATTCCCGAATCCCATCGGCAGGGGCACGAAAGTTTTGCCACGGGCGGTTTGATGCTGGGCTTTGTGCTGATGATGTTGCTGGACACGGCCCTGGCCTGA
- the thiD gene encoding bifunctional hydroxymethylpyrimidine kinase/phosphomethylpyrimidine kinase: MIPNVLSIAGTDPSGGAGIQADLKTFSALGAYGMSVITAVVAQNTQGVRRFVALDPDFVAEQIDAVFEDVRVDAVKIGMVANADIAQAIAQRLKKHARCPIVLDPVMVAKSGHRLLDQAAVDQVRHGLIPLCTLITPNLPEAADLLGQGEARSSQQMHASLKDLAQLGADWVLLKGGHLDGADSMDLLHGDGQTLSLNAARIQTRNTHGTGCTLSAAIAALLPGRTMPDAVRQAKDYLTAALAAADTLEVGQGQGPVHHFHAAWARS; the protein is encoded by the coding sequence ATGATTCCTAATGTACTGAGCATCGCCGGCACCGACCCTTCCGGGGGCGCGGGCATACAGGCCGACCTGAAAACCTTCAGCGCCCTGGGCGCGTACGGCATGAGCGTCATTACCGCCGTCGTGGCCCAGAATACGCAGGGCGTACGCCGTTTCGTGGCACTGGACCCGGACTTCGTGGCCGAACAGATTGATGCCGTATTCGAGGATGTGCGCGTGGATGCGGTCAAGATAGGCATGGTGGCCAATGCCGACATCGCCCAGGCGATTGCCCAGCGACTGAAAAAACATGCCCGCTGCCCCATCGTGCTCGATCCTGTCATGGTGGCTAAAAGCGGCCATCGCCTGTTGGATCAGGCGGCTGTGGATCAAGTGCGCCACGGGCTGATACCGTTGTGTACGCTGATCACGCCCAATCTGCCCGAAGCCGCCGACCTGCTGGGTCAAGGCGAAGCGCGTTCAAGTCAGCAGATGCATGCCAGTCTGAAGGATCTGGCACAGTTGGGCGCAGACTGGGTGCTCTTGAAAGGCGGGCACCTGGACGGGGCCGACAGCATGGATCTGCTGCATGGCGACGGACAGACGCTCAGCCTGAACGCGGCCCGCATCCAGACCCGCAACACGCACGGCACCGGCTGCACCTTATCGGCCGCGATTGCCGCCCTGCTGCCGGGTCGCACCATGCCCGACGCTGTCCGGCAAGCCAAAGACTACCTGACCGCCGCCCTGGCCGCGGCCGATACATTGGAGGTCGGCCAAGGCCAAGGTCCCGTGCATCATTTCCACGCGGCCTGGGCCCGGTCTTAA
- a CDS encoding YncE family protein, producing the protein MTLKIRLMYILPVALALSACGQKPAPVPEAASRQESAPTQQAIQRVSPAPALYELAWSAKQDALFVVSAGSESQASKVMRLDPATLAVLADIPLERKGFGLALDDAADRLYVGNGLDASITVIDTSSNRVIATIQLAQKIEALDKDGKPEQRYAHSLRELVLDSRNNRLYAPGAWFTDSALYVVDTQKLALERVVPGFGFLATGVTLDAPAGKLYVSNLQGQLYRVDTASLGIESVTRTAGDQLLNLELDKEQGRILATDQGEPLLDSMRKEQGGVDTPPNGQGHRVLVMDAVSGDLLHSLPAGKGPIALKLDAERSRLYVTSRQSGTVQVYDSRSYEPLQTVSLPAHPNSLALNTRSGDVYVSVKNGREQKDHAESVARLRF; encoded by the coding sequence ATGACACTGAAAATTCGACTTATGTACATTCTTCCCGTGGCCCTGGCCTTGAGCGCCTGCGGCCAGAAACCGGCCCCCGTACCCGAGGCCGCTAGCCGCCAGGAAAGCGCACCGACCCAGCAGGCGATCCAGCGGGTTTCGCCTGCGCCCGCTTTGTACGAACTGGCCTGGTCCGCCAAGCAGGACGCCTTGTTTGTGGTGTCGGCCGGGAGCGAGTCGCAGGCTTCCAAAGTCATGCGGCTGGACCCCGCCACGCTGGCGGTGCTGGCCGACATCCCATTGGAGCGCAAGGGCTTTGGCCTGGCCTTGGATGATGCTGCCGACCGTCTGTATGTCGGCAACGGTCTGGATGCTTCGATTACGGTGATCGATACCAGCAGCAATCGTGTCATCGCGACCATTCAGTTAGCGCAAAAGATCGAGGCGTTGGACAAGGATGGCAAGCCCGAGCAACGCTATGCCCATAGCCTGCGCGAACTGGTGCTGGATAGCCGCAATAATAGGTTGTATGCCCCCGGTGCCTGGTTTACCGATAGCGCCTTGTATGTGGTTGACACGCAAAAGTTGGCGCTGGAGCGCGTGGTGCCAGGTTTTGGCTTTCTGGCTACCGGGGTTACGCTGGATGCACCGGCGGGCAAGCTGTATGTCTCCAATCTGCAAGGGCAGTTGTATCGTGTGGATACCGCTAGTCTGGGTATAGAAAGCGTGACGCGGACAGCGGGTGACCAACTGCTGAACCTGGAGCTGGACAAAGAGCAAGGGCGGATTCTGGCGACCGATCAGGGCGAGCCTTTGCTGGACAGCATGCGCAAAGAGCAAGGTGGCGTGGATACGCCACCTAATGGTCAGGGGCATCGGGTGCTGGTCATGGATGCCGTCAGCGGCGATCTGCTGCATAGCCTGCCGGCGGGCAAGGGGCCGATTGCTCTGAAACTGGACGCTGAGCGCAGCCGTCTGTATGTGACCAGCCGTCAGTCGGGCACTGTCCAGGTCTATGACAGCCGCAGCTACGAGCCCTTGCAGACGGTGTCTTTGCCTGCGCATCCCAACAGTTTGGCGCTGAATACGCGCAGCGGCGACGTCTATGTCAGCGTCAAGAACGGGCGGGAGCAGAAAGATCACGCTGAAAGCGTGGCGCGTCTGCGTTTTTAA
- a CDS encoding DUF3325 domain-containing protein produces MNALSLSWLEHSTVFLSACLGFACLALAMIRHQEDVFGRELSSYSTTVLRWAGGLLLVLAGYAAVRFMGWGFGLTAYSGHTSVAAGVVYLGLLLLQRFRSA; encoded by the coding sequence ATGAATGCGCTGTCTCTGTCCTGGCTGGAACACTCCACGGTTTTTTTAAGTGCCTGCCTGGGTTTTGCGTGTCTGGCACTGGCCATGATACGGCACCAAGAGGACGTGTTTGGCCGTGAATTATCCTCGTATTCCACGACGGTATTGCGCTGGGCAGGCGGCCTGCTGTTGGTGCTTGCCGGGTATGCGGCCGTGCGCTTTATGGGCTGGGGGTTCGGTTTGACTGCGTACAGCGGCCACACCAGTGTGGCGGCCGGGGTGGTGTACCTGGGACTGCTGTTGTTGCAACGTTTCCGCAGTGCCTGA